A genomic segment from Pyrodictium occultum encodes:
- a CDS encoding aconitase/3-isopropylmalate dehydratase large subunit family protein, which produces MPSLAQRIIEAHAVERPRGGLGPGDIVVVEPDAVLMNDVTGLLALRVLRETGAEKLLDCRRQQPRVVLAFDHYSPAPTAAAATGHSMLRELARSRGCRLWDVGYGIMHQAAVEELVEPGWLVLGADSHTITYGALSVFSTGIGSTEAAYAAVTGRLWLRVPEPVYIELTGSLGEGVTGKDLALRLLGFFGGDGLLYRSVEFHGPGLARLGVSDRLTVSNMMVEAGAKTALFPFDGVAAEWYRATRGREPPPGAGELRVEPGPGEESVEINLGETVPMVAKPPAPYNVAPVEEVEGTEVDQVFIGSCTNGRLEDLEAAARILKGRRARARLIVTPASRRIYDMALRSGLLQVLHEAGAVITPPGCGACFGAHMGVAGEGEVVVSTSNRNFPGRMGPPSARVYLASPYTAAAAAATGRITDPRELLR; this is translated from the coding sequence TTGCCGAGCCTCGCCCAGCGCATCATAGAGGCCCACGCGGTGGAGAGGCCCCGGGGCGGCCTGGGGCCCGGCGACATAGTGGTGGTGGAGCCCGACGCCGTGCTGATGAACGACGTGACCGGGCTGCTGGCGCTCAGGGTGCTCAGGGAGACCGGGGCTGAGAAGCTCCTAGACTGTAGGAGGCAGCAGCCGAGGGTAGTGCTTGCCTTCGACCACTACAGCCCCGCCCCGACCGCCGCCGCGGCGACGGGGCATAGTATGCTGAGGGAGCTGGCCAGGAGCAGGGGCTGCCGCCTCTGGGACGTGGGCTACGGGATAATGCACCAGGCGGCGGTGGAGGAGCTCGTTGAGCCGGGCTGGCTTGTGCTCGGCGCCGACAGCCACACGATAACCTACGGGGCTCTCTCCGTGTTCTCCACGGGGATAGGAAGCACCGAGGCGGCCTACGCCGCTGTAACCGGGAGGCTCTGGCTGAGGGTACCCGAGCCCGTCTACATAGAGCTGACCGGCTCCCTGGGGGAGGGGGTTACGGGGAAGGACCTGGCGCTCCGGCTCCTAGGCTTCTTCGGCGGCGACGGCCTCCTCTACCGGAGCGTCGAGTTCCACGGCCCGGGGCTCGCCCGCCTCGGGGTGAGCGACAGGCTCACCGTGTCGAACATGATGGTGGAGGCCGGGGCTAAGACGGCCCTCTTCCCCTTCGACGGGGTGGCGGCTGAGTGGTACCGGGCGACGAGGGGGAGGGAGCCGCCGCCCGGAGCCGGGGAGCTGAGGGTGGAGCCAGGGCCCGGGGAGGAGAGCGTCGAGATCAACCTGGGCGAGACCGTGCCCATGGTCGCTAAGCCCCCGGCGCCCTACAACGTGGCCCCCGTGGAGGAGGTGGAGGGCACCGAGGTGGACCAGGTGTTCATAGGTAGCTGCACCAACGGCCGCCTCGAGGACCTGGAGGCTGCAGCCAGGATACTGAAGGGCCGGAGGGCCAGGGCCAGGCTGATAGTGACGCCGGCGAGCAGGAGGATCTACGACATGGCGCTCCGCAGCGGCCTGCTCCAGGTCCTCCACGAGGCGGGGGCTGTGATCACCCCGCCGGGCTGCGGCGCCTGCTTCGGAGCCCACATGGGGGTTGCAGGCGAGGGCGAAGTGGTGGTATCGACGAGCAACAGGAACTTCCCAGGCCGCATGGGGCCGCCCAGCGCGAGGGTATACCTGGCCAGCCCCTACACGGCGGCCGCGGCGGCTGCGACGGGGAGGATAACTGACCCCCGCGAGCTGCTCCGCTAG
- a CDS encoding isocitrate/isopropylmalate dehydrogenase family protein: protein MAPPRVLVIPGDGIGPEITRATMHVLERVMDRYGVELEMRYAEAGDTAAEKYGEPLPRETLALAKNWADVVLKGPVGETAGIVVVGLRRELGVYANIRPARSLPGVASVAPIDLVIVRENLEDVYAGIEFSVPGAAFAVKVVTEAETRRVARIAARYARARSGRVTIVHKANVLRVADGLFRSVARKVLEEEGVEVDEMYVDAAAMEMVRNPTRFDVVLTMNQYGDILSDLAAQVAGGIGLAPSANLGDEKALFEPVHGAAWDIAGKGIANPTAMILSAAMMLRHLGYQEAALAVERAVEQALEEGYSTPDLGGSLTTMEYAKAVTEFLG from the coding sequence TTGGCTCCCCCACGGGTGCTCGTGATACCCGGCGACGGGATAGGCCCGGAGATAACCCGGGCTACCATGCATGTGCTTGAGAGGGTTATGGACCGCTACGGTGTGGAGCTTGAGATGCGCTACGCCGAGGCAGGCGACACAGCTGCGGAGAAGTATGGTGAGCCGCTCCCCAGGGAGACCCTCGCCCTCGCCAAGAACTGGGCCGATGTCGTGCTGAAGGGCCCCGTCGGCGAGACCGCGGGGATAGTGGTTGTGGGGCTCCGTAGAGAGCTGGGGGTCTACGCGAACATTAGGCCGGCCCGCAGCCTCCCGGGCGTGGCTAGCGTGGCCCCGATAGACCTGGTTATAGTGAGGGAGAACCTCGAGGACGTCTACGCGGGGATAGAGTTCAGCGTGCCCGGAGCCGCCTTCGCGGTCAAGGTGGTCACGGAGGCTGAGACGAGGAGGGTTGCCAGGATCGCTGCACGCTACGCCAGGGCCCGCTCGGGCAGGGTGACGATAGTCCATAAGGCTAACGTGCTCCGGGTCGCCGACGGCCTCTTCCGCAGCGTTGCCCGCAAGGTGCTGGAGGAGGAGGGCGTGGAGGTCGACGAGATGTACGTCGACGCGGCCGCCATGGAGATGGTGCGTAACCCCACTAGGTTCGACGTGGTGCTCACCATGAACCAGTACGGGGATATACTCAGCGACCTGGCCGCCCAGGTGGCGGGGGGCATAGGGCTGGCCCCCTCCGCCAACCTGGGCGACGAGAAGGCTCTCTTCGAGCCCGTCCACGGCGCCGCCTGGGACATAGCCGGGAAGGGCATAGCGAACCCAACAGCCATGATCCTCTCGGCGGCCATGATGCTCCGGCACCTCGGCTACCAGGAGGCGGCGCTCGCCGTGGAGAGGGCCGTGGAGCAGGCCCTCGAGGAGGGCTACTCGACCCCCGACCTAGGCGGCAGCCTCACCACGATGGAGTACGCGAAGGCTGTCACAGAGTTCCTAGGGTAG